DNA sequence from the Rubrobacter naiadicus genome:
CGCGGTACCATCTATACTGCCGTGTCGGGGAGAATATTAACGTCTGGAGCGTTCTTGCGAGATGGATTCGATCTCTGAGACGAAGACCACGGAGGGTCGGGTGCGCGACGCCCGGGCCGAAGATGCCGGTGTCCTCTACGAGCTGGCCTGCGAGCTGGCGAGGGCCGTAGGAGACGTGGAGCCGCCGCAGGGGGCGGTGAGGGAGAGGTTGCTCGAGCTTCTGGAGGAGCCGCGGGCCCGGGTCTTCGTGGCCGAGCTCGGGTGTGGCGTCGTCGGGGCAGCGAGCGCCTGGGTGAAGCCGGATCTCGCCCACGGCGACCGGGTGGTCGAGGTGCCGATGCTCGTCGTCTCGCAGGAGTACCGGCGCAGGGGGTTCGGGAGGCTCCTGATCGAGGCGGTGAAAGAGCTCGCTCTCGCGAGCGGGGCCTCGCTCATCGAGCTGGTCGCCACGAAGGACAACAGGAGCGCCCGCAACTTCTACCGGACGATGGGCTTCGTCGAGACCGAGCACGTGGCGCTCGAGTACGTCGGCGACCTGCGCGGGACCTCCTCCTAGAGGAGCACCCGGGCCGCGGCGAGGAGCAGGATGGCGGTGGTGGGCAGGGCGGCGTAGAGGATGCGCCTCAGAGGAACCTCCTGCACGATGCGCAGCCCGGCCGGGATGAGCCCGGCCCCGAAGAGCACCCCGAGGACCCATCTGAGACCCGGTACGGCGGAGAGCACGGCCAGGTACCCGAGCGGGTACGCGAGCGTCCGCCAGGTCATCAGGTAACCGAAGCGCCCCCCGAGCGTTCCCAGGTGGTAGAGCGCGCCGAGCGCGAGGGAGAGCGGGAGCGGTAGGAGGAGCGCCGCCGCGGCCTCCCGGATTCCCCCCGCGAAAAACCACGCCACGGCCGCCGGAAGCCCTGAGAACGCCAGGAAGAGCGCCGGGGCGCGCACGTCACCGAGCTTCGGCAGGACCTCGAAGAACTGCAGGGGGTGTGAGACGAGCCGGCCGAAGAGCCTGAGGTAGCTGGAGAGCGGGCGCGAGACGTCCCACTCGCTCGGCGCCCCCCGGATCGTCTCCCGCGTGTAGCCGCGCTTCGTCATGGCGGCAGTATACGCGGTGTGCCGGGTGTTTTGCGCCCCGTGACCCCGGGCGGTATAACTCTGTGGGCGTGTCCTGTGAAAGGAGATCTTTGAGAGGTTCATCAGAGGATGACGGCGACCTCGTCGTCGAGACCCGGGGGCTGACCAAGCGCTACGGGAGGGTGCTCGCCGTGGACGGCGTGGACCTCCACGTGCGGCGGGGTGAGATCTACGGGTTCCTCGGGCGCAACGGGGCGGGAAAGACGACCACCCTGCGGATGATCCTCGGCCTGATCCGGCCCACCGCCGGGGAGGCCCGGGTGCTCGGACAGAGGCCCGGGGATCCGGCCGTGCTCTCCCGGATCGGCTCTCTGGTCGAGACGCCGGCCTTCTACCCCTTCCTCTCCGGGATGGACAACCTGCGCGGGGTGGCGAGCTACGCCGGGATCCGGGCGGGACGGGGGAGGTTGCGCGAGGTGCTCGAGCAGGTCGGGCTCGGGAAGAGCGCGAGGACGAAGTTCAGGAAGTACTCTTTAGGGATGAAGCAGCGTCTCGGCGTGGCGGCGGCGCTCTTGAAGGACCCGGAGCTGCTCGTCCTCGACGAGCCCACGAACGGGCTCGACCCGCAGGGGATAACCGAGATGCGCACCCTGATCCGCTCGCTCAGGGAGGAGGGCAGGACGGTGCTTCTCAGCAGCCACCTGATGTCCGAGGTCGAGCAGGTGTGCGACAGGGTCGGGATCATAAGCCGGGGGCGTCTGGTCGCCGAAGGCTCCGTCGAAGACCTGCGCGGGGTGGGCGGTCTCGTCGTGCGGGCCGAGCCCCTCGGGAGGGCCGGTGAGATCCTCCGCTCCGTGGAAGGCGTCGGGGGAGTCGAGGTTTTGGACGGCGAGCTGCGTCTCGCCGCTGCCCCCGAGGCCGCGCCGGCGGTGGCCCGCGCCCTGGTCGAGTCCGGGATGGAGCTGCTGGAGCTGCGGGTGGCCCGGCGGTCGCTGGAGGAGGCGTTCTTCGAGCTCGCAGGCGAGCGGGAGGGGGAGGGCGGGACGTGATCGCGTGCCTCCGCTTCGAAGTCTACAAGTTCCTCCGGCGGCCCTCCACCTGGATACTCGCGCTCATCCTCGTCGTCGCCGTCGCCTTCCTGGACTACTACCAGCTCTACAACGCCTACGAGACGACGGTGAACGGCGGCAAATCTTTCGTCGGGAACCTCTCGGGGCGCGGTCTGAGAGACTTCAGGGATTACATGCTACCGAAGGAGGCCACGCTCAACATCCCCTCGTTCCTCGCAGCGCTCGCCGCGCCGTTCGTCCTGATCCTCGGGGCACTCTCGGTCGGGAGCGAGTACGGCTGGGACACCGTGAAGACCTCGCTCACCCAGGGAGTCGGGAGGGCGGGCCTGCTCGCCGGGCGCGTCCTCGCCGTCGCCGTGGTCACCCTGGCCTTCGTTGTCGTCTCGTTCGCCGCCGGGCTCGTCTCGAGCTACGTCGTCGCCGGGGCGCTCGGCGTGCGGGCGGTAGCCTGGCCGGAGGCCTCCATGCTCCTGAAGAGCATGGGGGTCACCTGGCTCATCTTCGGCGCCTGGGCCTCGCTCGGGATGTTCCTCGCGTTCCTGTTCCGGGGGACGGCGCTCTCGATCGGGCTCGGCCTCATCTACGGGATCGTCTTCCAGACGCTCATCTCGAGCCTCTCGGCCAACAGCGAGCTCTTCCAGAGGATACTCGACGCGCTGCTCTCCAAGAACTCCTCCGATCTGGTGAGCTCGCTCGGCAGCGCGCCGAAGGCCTTCTCCGGGGGGCAGAGCACCGGTGACCCGACCCAGGCCGCTCTCATCCTCTCCGCCTACGTCGTCGCCTGTCTTCTGCTCTCGGCACTCCTTTTCGGGCGGCGGGACGTGACCTAGGCGGAGCGGGGAAGCATCCACGCTTACTGTTATACTTTCGAGCAGGTATCGAGGTCTTCGGGCTTGTCGAGTTTGACATCGCAGAAAGGCGGGAGGCGATGAGCGTAAAAGACTCTTTTGGCGTACGCAAGAAGCTTGCGAGCGACTCCGGAGAGGTCGCCTACTACAGTCTGAAGGAGCTGGATGAGAAGGTCTCCGGGGACGTCTTCTCGCTACCGTTCTCGCTCAGGGTGATCCTGGAATCCCTCGCGCGGGAGTGCGGCGGCAAGTTCGTCTCCGAAGAGGACGTCGAGACCCTGGCCTCCTGGCCGGGTTCGGTCGGGGAGGAGCTCGCTTATCTGCCGGCGCGGGTTGTGATGCAGGACTTCACCGGCGTTCCGGCGATCGTGGACCTCGCGGCGATGCGCAGCGCGATGAAGGCCGTCGGGGGCGACCCGAAGAAGATCAACCCGCTCATCCCGGTCGACCTGGTGATCGACCACTCGGTCCAGGTGGATGCGTTCGGGACGCCGCTGGCGCTCAAGATCAACGCCGAGCGCGAGTTCGAGCGCAACCGCGAGCGCTACGAGTTTTTGAAGTGGGGCCAGCAGGCCTTCGACAACTTCAGCGTGGTCCCGCCGGCCACCGGTATCATCCACCAGGTCAACCTGGAGTACCTCTCGAAGGTGGTGCAGGTGCGCGACGGGGTGGCCTTCCCGGATACCTTGCTCGGCACCGACAGCCACACCACGATGATCAACGGCCTCGGGGTGCTCGGCTGGGGCGTGGGCGGCATCGAGGCCGAGGCGGTGATGCTCGGCCAGCCCTACTACATGCTCTCCCCCGAGGTGATCGGGTTCAAGCTCACCGGGGCTCTGGGCGACGGGGTGACGGCGACCGACCTGGTCCTCACGGTGACCGAGATGCTGCGGGCGCACGGGGTCGTCGGCAAGTTCGTCGAGTTCTACGGCGAGGGGCTCTCGAAGCTGCCGCTGCCCGACCGGGCGACGATAGCGAACATGGCGCCCGAGTACGGGGCGACCTGCTCGTTCTTCCCGGTGGACGAGGAGACGTTGAAGTACCTGCGGGGCACCGGGCGCGAGGATCTGGTGGACCTCGTCGAGCGCTACACCAAGGAGCAGGGGCTCTTCCGCACCGACGAAACGCCGGAGCCGCGCTTCTCGGAGACGCTCGAGCTGGATATGGCGACCGTCGAGCCGAGCCTGGCCGGACCCAGGAGGCCGCAGGACAGGATCCGGCTCTCCGAGGTCAAGTCGAACTTCCGGCGGGCGCTGGCCGAGATCACCGGCGCGACGAACGGGCACGCGAACGGGAGTGGCACCCCGAAGGACGCCCCGATCGAGGAGCAGTCCGCCGAGTCGTTCCCGGCGAGCGACGCCCCGGCCGACGCGGCGGGCGTGACCGGGGAGGGCGAGCCGGAGGTGCGCTCCTCTTCGGGCGGTGAGGAGGCCGATCCCGGCGGGACGGTCACCGTCACGCTCGATGGCGAGGAAGACAGGATCGGGCACGGTTCGGCGGTCATCGCCGCGATAACGAGCTGCACCAACACCTCGAACCCCTCGGTGATGGTCGGGGCGGGGCTCCTGGCGAAGAAGGCGGTCGAGAAGGGCCTCTCGGTCGCGCCGCACGTGAAGACGAGCCTCGCGCCGGGCTCGAAGGTCGTCACCGAGTACCTGGAGACCTCGGGGCTCCTGGACTACCTGGAGAAGCTGCGCTTCGACGTGGTCGGCTACGGGTGCACCACCTGCATCGGCAACTCCGGGCCGCTCCCCGACCCCATCCACGAGGCGATCGAGGAGAACGACCTGGTCGTCGCGGCGGTTCTCTCGGGCAACCGCAACTTCGAGGGCCGGATCAACCCGGACGTGAAGGCCAACTACCTGGCCTCCCCGCCGCTCGTGGTCGCCTACGCGCTCGCCGGGCGGGTGGACATAGACCTGGAGCACGAGCCCCTTGGCGAAGACAGCGACGGCAACCCGGTCTACCTCAGGGACATCTGGCCCTCGCAGGAGGAGATCGCCCGCGAGATCGCCGGCGCCCTCGACCCCTCTCTCTACAAGGAGCAGTACGCCGACGTCTACACCGGCAACGAGCAGTGGAACGCGGTCGAGGTGCCCTCGGGCGAGCTCTACGAGTGGGATCCGGACTCCACCTACATCCAGGAGCCCGCGTTCTTCAAGGATCTCAGCCCCGAGCCCGAACCTCTGAGGGACATAGAGGGGGCGCGGGTTCTGGTGAAGGTCGGCGACTCGGTCACCACCGACCACATCTCCCCCGCCGGGGCGATCCCCTCCAAGAGCCCGGCCGGGCAGTACCTGATCTCCAAGGGCGTCGAGCCGCGCAACTTCAATTCCTACGGCTCCCGCCGCGGCAACCACGAGGTGATGGTGCGGGGGACCTTCGGCAACATCCGCCTGAAGAACCAGCTCGCCGGCGGCAAGGAGGGCGGTTACACCGTCCACCTGCCCGACGGGGAGGAGACCACGATCTACGAGGCCTCCGTGCGCTACCAGGAGGAGGGCGTGCCGCTCCTGGTCATCGCGGGCAAAGAATACGGCACCGGCTCGAGCCGCGACTGGGCGGCCAAGGGAACCTTCCTGCTCGGGATAAAGGCCGTCATCGCCGAGAGCTTCGAGCGCATCCACCGCTCCAACCTGATCGGGATGGGCGTCCTCCCGCTGCAGTTCACGGAGGGGGAGAGCGCCGACTCGCTCGGGCTCACCGGCCGCGAGACCTACGACATCCTGGGCCTCGAAGACCTCTCGCCGGGCAAGGAGCTCACCGTGCGCGCCACCACCGAGGAGGGCGAGACCAAGGAGTTCCGGGTGAAGGCCAGGGTCGACTCGCCCGTCGAGGTCGAGTACGTGAGAAACGGCGGCATCCTGCAGACCGTCCTGCGCCAGCTCCTGAAGGAGGATGGCTGAGCTGCCGCGGAAGGTCCTGGTAGCCCGCAGGATCCCCGAGGTCGGGCTGGACCTCCTCTCCGGCCTCGACGTGGAGGTTCTCTCGGAGGAAGAACCCCCGCCGCGGACGGCGCTCCTTCGCGCCGTCCGCGGCGCCTCGGGGATTCTCACCACGCTGACCGAGCGGGTCGACGCGGAGGTGCTCGACGCCGCGGGACCCTCGCTCGAGGTCGTCGCGAACATGGCCGTCGGCTACGACAACATCGACGTCGCCGCGGCGGAGAAGCGCGGCGTGATCGTCACCAACACCCCAGGCGTGCTCGACGAGACCACCGCCGACACCGCGTTCATGCTCATGCTGGCCGCCGCGAGGCGGCTCGGGGAGGCCGAGCGGATGGTCCGAGCTGGGAGGTGGCGCCACTGGGGTCCGGAGCTCCTCGTCGGCCCCGACGTGTGGGGCAAGACGCTCGGCATAGTCGGGATGGGGCGCATCGGACAGGCCGTCGCCCGGCGCGCCCGGGGCTTCGGGATGGGCGTCCTCTACACCGCCCGCAGCAGCAAGGCGGAGGCCGAGCGCGAGCTCGGGGCCCGGCGGGTGCACCTGGAGGAGCTTCTGGCAGAGAGCGACTTCGTCTCGTTGCACGTCCCGCTCACCCCGCAGACGCATCGTCTGATCGGCTCTAAGGAGCTCCGGAAGATGAAGCCCACCTCCGTGCTCGTCAACACCGCCCGCGGTCCCGTGGTGGACGAAGAGGCGCTCGCGGAGGCTCTTGCAGAGGGCCGCATCTTCGCCGCCGGTCTCGACGTCTACGAGAACGAGCCCGAGGTGCACCCGAAGCTCCTGGAACTGGAGAACGTGGTGCTCGCCCCGCACATCGGCAGCGCCTCGATCGAGACGAGGAACAGGATGGCCGAGATGGCGGCCCGCAACCTCCTCGCCGTCCTGCGCGGCGAGGAGCCACCGAACCCCGTCGTCACCCGGCGATGAGGGCTCTGCGGCGGGTTTTGTAGTAAGATCTTGCGATCCTGTTCGTGACCGGGAGGGATGATGCTCACCCTGGCCGAAGAACTCTTGCTCCTCGCACTCGACGACGAGAGCGGTGCGGTCGAGCCTGCGGTCTCGGGGTCGCTGCAGTACGGGCTCGCCGGGGCTCTCCTGATGGAGCTCGTGCTCGCGGGGAGGCTCGGGATGCAGGATGGCCGGCTCGTGCCGTTGGACGAAACCCCTACGGGCGACGGGCTTCTGGACGAGGTCGCCGGGATGATACGCTCCGGGGAGCCGCGCGAGCCCGGGTTCTGGGTCGAGCGTCTCGGCCGGAGGGATCCGAAGGACGCTCTGCTCCCTCGTCTGGTCGAGAAGGGGATACTCCGGCGCGACCGGCGGCGGGTGCTCTGGCTCATCCCGAGCGTTCGCTACCCGACGCTCGACGGCCGGCCGGAACGTGACGTCAGGGAGAGGGTGCGGGAGGTCGTCTTCGGCGGGGCGGAGCCGCTGCCGCGCGACGCGGCGCTCCTCGGCCTCATCAAGGCCTGTGACCTCGTGGACGTGGTCTTCCACGCGGGCGAGCGTGGGAGGGCCCATGAGCGGCTCGATTCTCTGACGGACGGTGAGCTGATCGGCCGGGCGGTGAGCGGAGCGGTGAGACGTGCGCAAGAGGAGGATTTCCTGGCCGCCCAGGCTGCTGCGGCGGGGGCGGTGATCTCGGCTTCCTCGGCAGGGGGGCGCTGATGCCTGCCGGGGGGCCCGTCGCCGTCGTAACCGGCTCGGGGCGCGGGATAGGCCGGGCCACGGCGATCGAGCTGGCCCGGCGCGGCTACCGGGTGGCGGCGAACGACGTGCGCGAGCCGGAGGCGACGCTGGACGAGCTGCGCAGCCTCGGGGCCGGGGCCATGGCACTCCCGGGTGACGTATCCGAGGAGAGCGACGTCCGGAGGATGGCCGCGAGCGTCCTGGAGCGTTTCGGGCGGGTGGACGTGCTGGTGAACAACGCCGGGATCAGCAAGATCGTCCCCGCCGAGGAGACGACGCTGGCCGACTGGAGTCGGACGCTCGCGGTGAACCTGACCGGTCCTTTCCTGATGTGCCGGGAGTTCGGCCGGGTTATGCTGGAGCGGGGCTCGGGCAGCATCGTCAACGTGAGCTCCGTGGCCGGGCTTCTGGGGGTGGCGGACCGGGCGGCGTACAACGCGAGCAAGCACGGCCTCGTCGGCCTCACCCGCACCCTCGCCGCGGAGTGGGGCGGGCGCGGCGTACGGGTGAACGCGGTCTGCCCCGGATGGGTGAAGACGGAGATGGACGCCGAGGATCAGGCCGGGGGCGGCTACACCGACGCGGACATCGAGGGAAGGGTGCCGATGGGGCGCTTCGCCTCGCCCGCGGACGTCGCGCGGGCCGTCGCGTTCCTCGCCGACCCGCGCGAGAGCGGCTTCGTCAACGGCCACACCCTCTCGGTCGACGGCGGCTGGTACGCCGACGGGAGCTGGGAGAGCCTGCGCCGCCGCAAGCAGGGCCGCTAGTCGCCGCGCGGAGGTCGCTTCCATACGGGAGGATCTCTGTCCGGGTCGGCTTTCCAGACACGGTAGGAGTAGACGAGGGGCACCGCGACGCAGACGAGGACTGTCGGCCCGATCGCGACCGCACCCGCCGCGGGGTACACCAGGCCCATCCCCATCAGCGCCAGCCCGGCGAGCACGAAGAGCCATCCCCCGAGGCGGTGGGTCCTGACCCACGAGCGCCTGCTCGAGAGCGTCCACGGCGTTCTGATGCCGACGAACCAGTTGGGCCTCACCTTGCCCAGGAAGTTGCCCAGCACCACGAACAGCATCCCGAGCACGACCGTGATCGCCCGGGAGAGGGAGAGTTCGTAGCCCAGATCCCACGCGAGCATGAACCCGTAGACGAGGGTGAGCAGGATCACGACCGCGTAGCGGAAGACGAGGTAGACCCCCCCGAAGGCTTCGTAGCTCTCCCGCAGGGGGTCGATCCGCGGCAGGAACCTCATCAACACATAGACGCCCAGCGTGATCAGCGGGAGCAGGAAGAGCCCCTCGAACCTGCCGCCGTACCCGTCCGGCCTCCCGGAGAGATCCCAGTGCACCGCTACCCGGCCCGGTACCAGCCGCCACGCCCGGGCCCCGGCCGCGAACATCGCCACAACCAGGACCAAAAGCGGCAGCTCAGTCCGCCAGCCCGTACGCATCCCGGACCTTCCTCGTGCCCTCTTTCCCCACCCCGAAGAGCTCCATCACCGCCCCCACGATCTCCTCGCAGACGGAGACGTTCAGGCTGTAGACGATCGTCGTCCCGTGACGCTCGGCCACGACCAGGTTCGCCTCCCTGAGCACCCTCAGATGCCCCGACATCGTCGAGGGCGCCACCCCCACCCGCTCCGCAAGCTCCCCCGCGCTCAGATCCCCCTCCCCGAGCAGCCGCAGAACCTCCCGCCTTCTCGGATCCCCCAGCGCCCTGAATGTACTGTCCACCTCGCTCCTTTTTCGTTGTTTCGCCAAACAGCGAAATAATGTTATCATGCCGGGTGTCGATCTTCGGAAGAGAGGAGGCTACCGTGGCCGGGAAGAGGCGCTGGGGGGAGCTGAGCCGGGGGCAGCGGGCGGCGATTGTTCTGGCGGGTACGGTCGAGCTCGGGCTGAAGGTGGCGGCGCTCGTGGATCTTTACCGGCGCGAGGGGAGCGAGGTGAGGGGGCCGAAGGCCGCCTGGGTGGTCGCGCAGGCGGTGAACTTCTTCGGGCCGGTGGCGTACTTCGCTTTCGGGCGCCGGAGCAGTTTTGACCGGTAGGGTGTGGGCGGGTAGAATGCCGGCCATGATCGCCGGTCACGGGATGAACGTGCGCTTCTATTACTTTATCCGGCGGGCCCTCCGGAGGGACGGGCCGGCCGGCGGGGTTCACCCGGCTTAACCGCGGTCGGTTCGGCGGAAGATTCGGAGGGCGGAGGCTCCAGGAGCCTCCGCCTTTCGTTTGGGAGAAGACGGAGGGAGAAGAGGAGATGGTGATGAGGGAGATGCTCGTCCTGATGCGGCCCGGGAGTTCGCGGGCGCAGGCGGAGGCCGTGCGGGCGCAGGTCAGGGAGGCGGGGCTCGAGGCCGGCATGTTCCCGGGGACGGGGAGGATCGCGGTGTGGGTGGAGGGAGAACCCCCGGACGGGCTCGAGAGGACGCTCGAGTTGCTGCCCGGGGTGGAGGAGGTACTCCGCGCCGACGGATCCGCGGGCACCAGCGACCTGCGCGTCACGGGCATCCGGCCGCTCTTGCCCCCGGCGATCCTCTCCGAGCAGCTCCCGCTCTCGGAGGGGCAGGCCCGGAGCGTCGGCCGGGCGCGGGAGGAGATCGTGCGGGTGCTCGACGGCTCGGACGACAGGCTCATCGTCGTGGTCGGGCCCTGCTCGATACACGACCCGGAGGCGGCCCTCGACTACGCCCGGAGGCTCCGGGGGATCGCCGACGAGTT
Encoded proteins:
- a CDS encoding metalloregulator ArsR/SmtB family transcription factor, whose translation is MDSTFRALGDPRRREVLRLLGEGDLSAGELAERVGVAPSTMSGHLRVLREANLVVAERHGTTIVYSLNVSVCEEIVGAVMELFGVGKEGTRKVRDAYGLAD
- a CDS encoding aconitate hydratase, encoding MSVKDSFGVRKKLASDSGEVAYYSLKELDEKVSGDVFSLPFSLRVILESLARECGGKFVSEEDVETLASWPGSVGEELAYLPARVVMQDFTGVPAIVDLAAMRSAMKAVGGDPKKINPLIPVDLVIDHSVQVDAFGTPLALKINAEREFERNRERYEFLKWGQQAFDNFSVVPPATGIIHQVNLEYLSKVVQVRDGVAFPDTLLGTDSHTTMINGLGVLGWGVGGIEAEAVMLGQPYYMLSPEVIGFKLTGALGDGVTATDLVLTVTEMLRAHGVVGKFVEFYGEGLSKLPLPDRATIANMAPEYGATCSFFPVDEETLKYLRGTGREDLVDLVERYTKEQGLFRTDETPEPRFSETLELDMATVEPSLAGPRRPQDRIRLSEVKSNFRRALAEITGATNGHANGSGTPKDAPIEEQSAESFPASDAPADAAGVTGEGEPEVRSSSGGEEADPGGTVTVTLDGEEDRIGHGSAVIAAITSCTNTSNPSVMVGAGLLAKKAVEKGLSVAPHVKTSLAPGSKVVTEYLETSGLLDYLEKLRFDVVGYGCTTCIGNSGPLPDPIHEAIEENDLVVAAVLSGNRNFEGRINPDVKANYLASPPLVVAYALAGRVDIDLEHEPLGEDSDGNPVYLRDIWPSQEEIAREIAGALDPSLYKEQYADVYTGNEQWNAVEVPSGELYEWDPDSTYIQEPAFFKDLSPEPEPLRDIEGARVLVKVGDSVTTDHISPAGAIPSKSPAGQYLISKGVEPRNFNSYGSRRGNHEVMVRGTFGNIRLKNQLAGGKEGGYTVHLPDGEETTIYEASVRYQEEGVPLLVIAGKEYGTGSSRDWAAKGTFLLGIKAVIAESFERIHRSNLIGMGVLPLQFTEGESADSLGLTGRETYDILGLEDLSPGKELTVRATTEEGETKEFRVKARVDSPVEVEYVRNGGILQTVLRQLLKEDG
- a CDS encoding PLD nuclease N-terminal domain-containing protein, with the translated sequence MAGKRRWGELSRGQRAAIVLAGTVELGLKVAALVDLYRREGSEVRGPKAAWVVAQAVNFFGPVAYFAFGRRSSFDR
- a CDS encoding ABC transporter permease — encoded protein: MIACLRFEVYKFLRRPSTWILALILVVAVAFLDYYQLYNAYETTVNGGKSFVGNLSGRGLRDFRDYMLPKEATLNIPSFLAALAAPFVLILGALSVGSEYGWDTVKTSLTQGVGRAGLLAGRVLAVAVVTLAFVVVSFAAGLVSSYVVAGALGVRAVAWPEASMLLKSMGVTWLIFGAWASLGMFLAFLFRGTALSIGLGLIYGIVFQTLISSLSANSELFQRILDALLSKNSSDLVSSLGSAPKAFSGGQSTGDPTQAALILSAYVVACLLLSALLFGRRDVT
- a CDS encoding GNAT family N-acetyltransferase encodes the protein MDSISETKTTEGRVRDARAEDAGVLYELACELARAVGDVEPPQGAVRERLLELLEEPRARVFVAELGCGVVGAASAWVKPDLAHGDRVVEVPMLVVSQEYRRRGFGRLLIEAVKELALASGASLIELVATKDNRSARNFYRTMGFVETEHVALEYVGDLRGTSS
- a CDS encoding SdpI family protein, whose translation is MRTGWRTELPLLVLVVAMFAAGARAWRLVPGRVAVHWDLSGRPDGYGGRFEGLFLLPLITLGVYVLMRFLPRIDPLRESYEAFGGVYLVFRYAVVILLTLVYGFMLAWDLGYELSLSRAITVVLGMLFVVLGNFLGKVRPNWFVGIRTPWTLSSRRSWVRTHRLGGWLFVLAGLALMGMGLVYPAAGAVAIGPTVLVCVAVPLVYSYRVWKADPDRDPPVWKRPPRGD
- a CDS encoding 2-hydroxyacid dehydrogenase, which produces MAELPRKVLVARRIPEVGLDLLSGLDVEVLSEEEPPPRTALLRAVRGASGILTTLTERVDAEVLDAAGPSLEVVANMAVGYDNIDVAAAEKRGVIVTNTPGVLDETTADTAFMLMLAAARRLGEAERMVRAGRWRHWGPELLVGPDVWGKTLGIVGMGRIGQAVARRARGFGMGVLYTARSSKAEAERELGARRVHLEELLAESDFVSLHVPLTPQTHRLIGSKELRKMKPTSVLVNTARGPVVDEEALAEALAEGRIFAAGLDVYENEPEVHPKLLELENVVLAPHIGSASIETRNRMAEMAARNLLAVLRGEEPPNPVVTRR
- a CDS encoding GOLPH3/VPS74 family protein translates to MMLTLAEELLLLALDDESGAVEPAVSGSLQYGLAGALLMELVLAGRLGMQDGRLVPLDETPTGDGLLDEVAGMIRSGEPREPGFWVERLGRRDPKDALLPRLVEKGILRRDRRRVLWLIPSVRYPTLDGRPERDVRERVREVVFGGAEPLPRDAALLGLIKACDLVDVVFHAGERGRAHERLDSLTDGELIGRAVSGAVRRAQEEDFLAAQAAAAGAVISASSAGGR
- a CDS encoding ABC transporter ATP-binding protein; the encoded protein is MRGSSEDDGDLVVETRGLTKRYGRVLAVDGVDLHVRRGEIYGFLGRNGAGKTTTLRMILGLIRPTAGEARVLGQRPGDPAVLSRIGSLVETPAFYPFLSGMDNLRGVASYAGIRAGRGRLREVLEQVGLGKSARTKFRKYSLGMKQRLGVAAALLKDPELLVLDEPTNGLDPQGITEMRTLIRSLREEGRTVLLSSHLMSEVEQVCDRVGIISRGRLVAEGSVEDLRGVGGLVVRAEPLGRAGEILRSVEGVGGVEVLDGELRLAAAPEAAPAVARALVESGMELLELRVARRSLEEAFFELAGEREGEGGT
- a CDS encoding SDR family NAD(P)-dependent oxidoreductase; translated protein: MPAGGPVAVVTGSGRGIGRATAIELARRGYRVAANDVREPEATLDELRSLGAGAMALPGDVSEESDVRRMAASVLERFGRVDVLVNNAGISKIVPAEETTLADWSRTLAVNLTGPFLMCREFGRVMLERGSGSIVNVSSVAGLLGVADRAAYNASKHGLVGLTRTLAAEWGGRGVRVNAVCPGWVKTEMDAEDQAGGGYTDADIEGRVPMGRFASPADVARAVAFLADPRESGFVNGHTLSVDGGWYADGSWESLRRRKQGR